A DNA window from Brenneria izadpanahii contains the following coding sequences:
- a CDS encoding MFS transporter — MSSFCIVFLVGFAGFISAADNWVASLLLPDISSSFDTNISQASVILTAYLIPYGIMQPVYGYYSDIYNRKKILQILMFLLGVATLLCSIAGSILSLTIFRFIAGFFAAGIISVSLGILGQFFEKDTLTKLVGIFLGFIFLGQGISSGIGGWLIEISSWRKIFLIFSALSFISFLLIFKLPSKSAQGKINALLPSIFSLLKDSHLLQIYFLAFCNGFGVLGGYSFIGSYLSKSLNIGYLYVGFGLMLFGLICFITGLVNRTLSGKLPQKQILPAGFICSLCSLLLLASHNIYLTYIAIILLGMGYVLVQSILASRALDLAGGNKGLSSGLIGVGIFGGGGIGTWLGSMILNIGGYINLFLFFAGLIIIPLLVLSFSRKNWLVS; from the coding sequence ATGAGCAGTTTTTGCATTGTATTTTTAGTGGGGTTTGCTGGTTTTATCTCCGCTGCCGACAACTGGGTCGCGTCTCTTTTGCTGCCCGACATATCGTCCTCGTTTGATACAAACATTTCTCAAGCCAGCGTCATCCTGACAGCATATTTAATACCTTATGGCATTATGCAACCTGTATATGGATACTATAGCGATATCTATAATCGGAAAAAAATATTACAGATTCTCATGTTTTTGTTAGGTGTAGCCACCTTACTATGCTCGATAGCCGGAAGTATTCTATCATTGACTATATTCAGATTTATTGCCGGATTTTTTGCGGCAGGCATAATTTCTGTATCATTGGGTATTTTAGGCCAATTTTTTGAAAAAGACACCTTAACAAAACTGGTTGGCATCTTTCTGGGATTTATTTTTCTTGGTCAAGGCATCAGTTCAGGCATTGGCGGATGGCTTATAGAAATAAGCAGTTGGCGTAAAATATTTCTGATATTTTCCGCCCTGTCATTTATTTCATTTTTATTGATATTTAAGCTCCCATCAAAAAGCGCGCAAGGGAAAATAAATGCATTACTGCCATCCATTTTTTCTTTATTAAAAGACAGCCATCTTTTACAGATCTACTTCCTCGCCTTCTGTAATGGTTTCGGCGTTCTCGGCGGTTATTCATTCATCGGCTCATATTTATCTAAGTCGCTTAATATCGGATACCTCTATGTTGGTTTCGGGCTAATGTTGTTTGGCTTGATCTGCTTTATTACCGGGTTAGTTAATAGAACGCTGTCTGGCAAGCTACCGCAAAAACAAATACTGCCCGCGGGGTTTATTTGCTCTTTATGTTCTCTTTTACTACTAGCCAGCCACAATATATATTTAACCTATATTGCAATCATTCTGCTGGGTATGGGGTATGTTTTAGTTCAATCTATTCTAGCAAGCCGGGCGCTCGATTTGGCCGGCGGTAATAAAGGTTTATCTTCAGGGTTGATTGGCGTGGGAATTTTTGGCGGCGGAGGAATTGGCACCTGGTTAGGCAGCATGATACTTAATATAGGCGGATATATTAACTTATTCCTGTTCTTTGCCGGGCTGATCATTATCCCGCTGCTTGTTTTAAGTTTTTCCCGGAAAAACTGGCTGGTCTCTTAA